The Ranitomeya imitator isolate aRanImi1 chromosome 3, aRanImi1.pri, whole genome shotgun sequence genome has a window encoding:
- the LOC138670503 gene encoding uncharacterized protein — MPSCVVQGCFSGGRRKEEGVILHVFPKEREMIKRWLIETGQDFGDIDAFTDKIIEGKKYDTYRMCSKHFREYCYTQSEGFRKSLRKDAIPTVFDAPSTSNETCILLPSGKRKRIDDEYEGSYLDYQFTHGEICPTCGHVFEEKPKTDEKGIVTEPMGRKLRSTQTDPRWGKRTVSTETKFKKYHKKTQCRRLSEKKLKTLSLLSTSAKHQLIETITDSEDSLDSVMVKDSDSSSDSPKHEFESSFRLSFPPQNPPEMELSPTDLLDLKLRAEETHSICSDPVKDRKFLVFESCLDKLILSMPCRGEQGCDRPIVKIWKEINGTFITVHVSCGNHNYKLWESQPQTGGIPAGNLLLSAAILFSGLTYVKVRHVFHILGLLCIDKSTYLKNQTYHLFPVINNQWILEQNAVVDNLKKTPLCLAGDGQCDRLGHLTKHGIYTLLDVNSKKVVSFHVEQLSAGNSSLGLKTEACKQALRGLVKKQLNIKIVCTEKQLGIRKMIKTHYPNIIHQYDIWQLSKSIGNKLSKVSRKKDCEELGKWIGAARNHLWWSASTCNEEHSLLTDKWNSILFHIVNRHSWEGSDCYNSCSHVPVVTSTFGPKKWLEEGSIVHSEVAEVVLNRNLHKDLQHLSYFSHSRELEVFRSAIRKYRSKKKRLLTDGIIARTQLSALYHNHNVQSVQQQVRMASEKYSQGRTLLKAQRQKLVKALYKPTHQEFLFPIMSEIIQMAPKNRYINREPKKRIRY; from the coding sequence atgccttcttgtgttgtgcagggcTGTTTTTCTGGAGGAAGAAGAAAGGAGGAAGGAGTCATTTTGCATGTGTTCCCAAAAGAAAGGGAGATGATAAAAAGATGGCTTATAGAGACAGGCCAAGACTTTGGGGACATTGATGCCTTCACAGATAAAATTATTGAAGGAAAAAAATATGATACTTATAGAATGTGCTCCAAACACTTCAGAGAGTACTGCTACACACAGTCTGAAGGTTTCCGTAAAAGTTTGCGTAAAGATGCTATACCAACTGTCTTTGATGCGCCATCAACCTCTAATGAAACGTGCATCCTTTTACCATCTGGTAAAAGGAAAAGAATTGATGACGAATATGAAGGCTCATACTTGGATTACCAGTTTACTCATGGTGAAATCTGCCCCACATGTGGCCATGTCTTTGAAGAAAAGCCAAAGACCGATGAGAAAGGAATAGTAACAGAACCAATGGGAAGAAAACTACGCTCAACACAAACCGATCCAAGATGGGGAAAGAGAACTGTATCAACTGAAACAAAGTTTAAGAAATACCACAAAAAAACTCAATGTAGGCGACTTTCTGAAAAGAAATTAAAGACACTGTCTCTACTTAGTACTTCAGCTAAACATCAGTTGATTGAAACAATAACAGACAGTGAGGACAGTCTCGACAGTGTAATGGTTAAAGACAGTGACAGCAGCAGTGACAGTCCAAAACATGAGTTTGAGTCCTCATTTCGGCTTTCTTTTCCTCCCCAAAATCCCCCAGAAATGGAATTATCGCCTACTGATTTGCTTGATCTAAAACTTCGGGCGGAAGAGACTCACTCCATATGCAGTGATCCTGTAAAGGACCGCAAATTTCTAGTTTTTGAAAGCTGCTTAGATAAACTAATCTTGTCAATGCCATGCAGAGGAGAGCAAGGTTGTGATCGACCGATTGTTAAAATTTGGAAAGAAATAAATGGTACTTTCATAACTGTTCATGTTTCTTGTGGGAATCATAACTATAAATTGTGGGAAAGTCAGCCACAAACTGGAGGAATACCAGCAGGCAATCTTTTACTATCTGCTGCTATTCTGTTCAGTGGATTAACCTATGTGAAGGTCAGACACGTTTTTCATATCTTGGGACTTCTGTGCATAGATAAGTCAACATACTTGAAAAATCAAACTTATCATCTCTTTCCTGTTATTAATAATCAATGGATATTAGAGCAAAATGCTGTTGTTGACAATCTGAAGAAAACCCCTCTCTGTCTGGCTGGGGATGGCCAGTGTGATCGTCTGGGGCACTTGACTAAACATGGCATCTACACACTGCTGGACGTCAATAGCAAAAAAGTTGTATCATTCCATGTGGAACAGCTTTCTGCCGGAAACTCTTCTCTTGGTTTGAAAACAGAAGCATGCAAACAAGCTCTAAGAGGTCTAGTTAAAAAGCAATTAAACATAAAAATTGTATGCACGGAAAAGCAATTAGGCATTCGAAAAATGATCAAGACACACTATCCTAACATCATACATCAATATGATATATGGCAGCTTTCAAAATCAATCGGCAACAAATTGAGCAAGGTTAGTCGAAAAAAAGACTGTGAAGAGCTAGGCAAGTGGATTGGCGCTGCTAGAAACCACCTGTGGTGGAGCGCAAGTACCTGCAATGAGGAGCATTCTCTTCTAACTGACAAATGGAACTCTATTTTATTCCACATTGTTAATAGGCATTCGTGGGAAGGCAGTGACTGTTACAATAGTTGTAGTCACGTCCCCGTGGTTACATCTACATTTGGTCCAAAGAAATGGCTTGAGGAAGGTAGCATAGTTCACAGTGAAGTAGCAGAAGTTGTTTTGAACAGGAACCTGCACAAAGACCTACAGCATTTGTCATACTTTTCCCATAGCAGAGAGCTTGAGGTTTTCCGCAGTGCCATTCGCAAATACCGTTCTAAGAAAAAACGCCTCTTGACGGATGGCATAATTGCCCGCACACAACTTTCTGCACTGTATCACAACCATAATGTGCAGAGTGTCCAACAGCAGGTTAGAATGGCTTCAGAAAAATATTCACAAGGAAGAACACTTCTCAAAGCTCAGAGACAAAAGCTTGTTAAAGCTCTATACAAGCCTACACACCAAGAGTTCCTATTTCCAATAATGTCAGAAATTATACAAATGGCCCCTAAAAATCGTTATATTAATCGTGAACCCAAAAAAAGAATCCGGTATTGA